A genomic stretch from Theropithecus gelada isolate Dixy chromosome 2, Tgel_1.0, whole genome shotgun sequence includes:
- the CAV3 gene encoding caveolin-3 — protein sequence MMAEEHTDLEAQIVKDIHCKEIDLVNRDPKNINEDIVKVDFEDVIAEPVGTYSFDGVWKVSYTTFTVSKYWCYRLLSTLLGVPLALLWGFLFACISFCHIWAVVPCIKSYLIEIQCISHIYSLCIRTFCNPLFVALGQVCSSIKVVLRKEV from the exons ATGATGGCAGAAGAGCACACAGACCTCGAGGCCCAGATCGTCAAGGATATCCACTGCAAGGAGATTGACCTGGTGAACCGAGACCCCAAAAACATTAACGAGGACATAGTCAAG GTGGATTTCGAAGATGTGATTGCAGAGCCTGTGGGCACCTACAGCTTTGACGGCGTGTGGAAGGTGAGCTACACCACCTTCACCGTCTCCAAGTACTGGTGCTACCGCCTGTTGTCCACGCTGCTGGGTGTCCCGCTGGCCCTGCTCTGGGGCTTCCTGTTCGCCTGCATCTCCTTCTGCCACATCTGGGCGGTGGTGCCGTGCATTAAGAGCTACCTGATTGAGATCCAGTGCATCAGCCACATCTACTCACTCTGCATCCGCACCTTCTGCAACCCACTCTTCGTGGCCCTGGGCCAGGTCTGCAGCAGCATCAAGGTGGTGCTGCGGAAGGAGGTCTAA